gaCTCTTGAATTATTTATGACTTAGGATATCTGTGCATCTCTATTTTTATACTACTTGAAAGAACTTTAGGTATGGATATTAATAGACTTTCTCCtacatttatgttaaaaaaaaaaaaagttaagactttaaaggaaaaaagttgatgcttttaattaaagcattaGCATGCAGTTATATAATTGAACTTAAATATGCTCAAAgtttgtactggttttgactACCAGCTGAATTATTTTACCATCATAAGGGAAGCCCAACGATTCTCTACCAACATTTTGGAAAACCTGTTACTAAGggaacaacattttatttttttaaaacttttctttggGAAAGCAGAAGCTTTTTCTGACTCAAAAGCTGTTGGAAATGAGCCAAGACCTGGAAATCAGCAGGCTTCTTGGGGGAGGTTAGGACTTCTCCAGGAAAACAGAATGTACTGGTCTATGCTAGCATAATTACTATTTGGAGTGTAAAATACAAGAAGATAACAGTGAAGATAAGTTCAAGCaatttaaaatacactgtttaTGTGAACTGAGTTACACAACTAACACAGTTTTGCCTGCGTATGTTTCTAGGGccaaaaataattatctttgcTGATTTCTTAGGTGTTCGTGAGTTGAATGTTAAAGTAATActtgcagtttgttttcctgtCCTTTGCTTCCTAGTTTCTGAAGTGAGGGTTTTTCATAGGTGCTCTGAACAGTCATAGAGCTACTCGGTATTAAACTCTCACATTTATGCTACACGTGTCCGTTTGTTTGATAGAGTCATCACTACTTTGCAGCTCTCTGAGGAGCACCAGCTCTAAGACAGGAGGAAGATCGGAACCTGCTAAGCAGTCACTTAAGAAACCGAAGTTACCACTAGGTCGATTTGATGAACCAGAGGAGTCCAGTATAGAGAGGGAACCCCTGGAAAGTAAGTCATGTTTTACAGAATTGAAAGCCATGTGTTAAAGGCAAGACCCTGAGATGCAGTGCTGATGTCAGTTTAAGAAGAGGGGTAGGCATTCAGCACTCTTCAGAATCACCTTGTAAGCTTAATGGTTCTGAAAAAACCagaggcagggcagcgggcacaAGTTGGAGCAAATGATGTATGAGGGAAAAAGTCTTCAAAACCAGGGTGGTCACCCATTGTGAACAAGTCACCCAGAGAATCTGTGATCCCTCTCCTCTTGGAGATGCTCAAATTTGCCTGGATGTCCTGACCTAACAtcagccttgctttgagcagggttgGGGCCAGGCATCTGCCTAAGGTGCCCTCCACCATAAACCATTCCAATAGCTGGTATTGGTCTATTACAGTACAGCTATAAATGGTGGTAGTAAACTCATGAGGGCACCAGCTACTTTTTATTATCCaaaaagtctgttttattttttagtccACAAAAGATTTCTGATTCGTGCTGTATTTCATGGTCAGTCTTTCTCTCAGTCTTGCAGGTaatgttttgaaaagcaacaaCAGATACTGAGTTTACTGAGCCCGGTCAGTGCGGTCCAGGGAGACCTAACGAGCTGCTGGTTGTGTTGTGTTGCAGTGACCTTAGTGGGGCTGCATTTAGAGAACCTGATGAGATTGAGGCACAGATACATCGCTGCTGAAGTCACTAGAAACGTACACTTTTTTAATCAGACAGGAGAAAGACAGagtctctgttttccttctttttaattagCTGTCTTCCTTAACTAGAAGTGCTAGTCATGCTTTATCTTATTCACCATAGTGTGATGTTCTGCTACTGTTTACCAGTACTGGTAACTCATGTTTATCTATTTCAAGGTCTCTAGGACAAGCTTTTTTAATATAGCAGTAGTTTACTATGAATATCCAGATGACA
The Mycteria americana isolate JAX WOST 10 ecotype Jacksonville Zoo and Gardens chromosome 3, USCA_MyAme_1.0, whole genome shotgun sequence genome window above contains:
- the SDHAF4 gene encoding succinate dehydrogenase assembly factor 4, mitochondrial isoform X2, whose product is MALRLLRGAPRAAKSSLLCSSLRSTSSKTGGRSEPAKQSLKKPKLPLGRFDEPEESSIEREPLEKFPDGINPATKERGGPKGPEPTRFGDWERKGRCIDF